Proteins from one Candidatus Poribacteria bacterium genomic window:
- a CDS encoding thiamine pyrophosphate-requiring protein, giving the protein MATQKTISIENTAQGYLELLRERGIKYFFGNAGTDFASLVDAFAKFAQEGKQYPRPITVPHEFVAVSMAHGYYMVTGEPQVVMVHVIVGTANASGAIINAARAQVPIIFSAGRTPLTEAGFTGSRNVLIHWAQESFDQATLVREFVKWDYELRNFAQLETVVDRALAIATSEPGGPVYLTLPREMLAESHEELTISTVPRQQAHQTNVPVAAQVKEVAKLIAQATNPLIITSGVGRDPQAVEALIAFAEPFAIPVVVGVGKTHMNFPTSHPLHLGFDPTPYLKEADVVLVIDTDVPWLPTVVSPKETACVIQLGHEPLYSRYPIRGHAADIALAAQPTATLRLLTEEILPYQEQAAQKIANRFEIVRAEHKQQREAWGAHAEAVKGDKPIDPAWLSACINQVLDAETIVVNEYDLVPTQVDLTLPGSFFGPSPAAGLGWGIGAALGAKLAAPEKTVIATVGDGSYLFNVPTSCHFVSQAYNLPILVVVFNNQCWGAVRGAAASVHPEGWAVKTDHFPLSELSPTPAYEMICQANGGYGERVEEPEEVLPALKRALLAVKEERRQAVLNVICKHP; this is encoded by the coding sequence ATGGCAACCCAAAAGACAATATCAATCGAGAACACCGCCCAAGGCTATCTTGAGTTGCTGCGCGAAAGAGGTATCAAATACTTCTTTGGCAATGCCGGCACCGATTTCGCCTCATTGGTGGATGCCTTCGCTAAGTTTGCCCAAGAGGGAAAGCAATATCCACGTCCCATCACAGTGCCACATGAGTTCGTCGCAGTGAGTATGGCACACGGCTACTACATGGTTACGGGCGAACCGCAGGTTGTGATGGTCCACGTGATCGTCGGGACCGCCAACGCCTCCGGTGCTATCATCAACGCAGCGCGGGCGCAGGTCCCCATCATCTTTAGTGCGGGACGTACTCCCTTGACAGAAGCCGGTTTCACCGGTTCTCGGAACGTGCTTATCCATTGGGCGCAGGAATCGTTTGATCAGGCAACCCTCGTGCGGGAATTTGTCAAGTGGGACTATGAACTGCGAAATTTTGCACAGTTGGAGACAGTGGTGGATAGAGCGTTAGCAATCGCTACCTCGGAGCCGGGTGGTCCTGTGTATCTGACCCTTCCACGGGAAATGCTCGCCGAATCTCATGAAGAACTGACCATCAGCACTGTGCCAAGACAGCAGGCGCACCAAACGAACGTTCCGGTTGCTGCTCAGGTGAAGGAGGTTGCCAAGCTCATTGCTCAAGCAACAAACCCGCTCATTATTACTTCGGGGGTCGGACGAGATCCGCAAGCCGTAGAGGCACTGATTGCATTTGCCGAGCCTTTTGCGATTCCGGTCGTGGTAGGGGTAGGCAAGACGCACATGAACTTCCCTACATCTCACCCACTTCACCTCGGTTTTGATCCAACCCCATATCTGAAGGAAGCGGATGTTGTGCTGGTCATTGACACCGATGTTCCTTGGTTACCGACTGTGGTTAGTCCCAAAGAAACAGCGTGTGTTATTCAGTTGGGGCATGAGCCGCTCTACAGTCGATATCCAATTCGGGGGCATGCAGCAGACATTGCGTTGGCTGCCCAGCCAACAGCAACACTCCGTCTGCTGACCGAAGAGATACTACCGTATCAGGAACAGGCGGCACAAAAGATTGCCAACCGCTTTGAAATAGTGAGGGCGGAGCATAAACAGCAGCGGGAGGCTTGGGGCGCACATGCGGAGGCAGTCAAAGGGGATAAGCCGATTGATCCGGCGTGGCTGTCCGCCTGTATCAATCAAGTTTTGGATGCGGAGACTATAGTAGTTAATGAATACGATCTGGTGCCGACACAGGTGGATCTGACCCTCCCCGGCAGCTTCTTTGGACCTTCACCCGCCGCCGGACTTGGGTGGGGGATCGGCGCAGCGTTGGGAGCAAAATTGGCTGCACCGGAGAAAACCGTCATCGCCACAGTCGGCGACGGCAGCTATCTCTTTAACGTTCCCACCTCCTGCCATTTTGTATCCCAAGCATATAACCTACCGATTCTGGTGGTCGTCTTTAATAACCAATGTTGGGGAGCGGTAAGAGGGGCAGCCGCGTCGGTTCACCCAGAGGGTTGGGCGGTAAAAACCGACCATTTTCCCCTCAGTGAGCTTTCACCCACTCCAGCCTACGAGATGATTTGTCAGGCGAATGGTGGATACGGAGAACGGGTCGAGGAACCCGAAGAGGTGTTGCCGGCACTTAAACGTGCGTTGCTAGCGGTAAAGGAAGAACGACGACAGGCGGTGCTTAACGTCATCTGCAAGCACCCGTGA
- a CDS encoding Gfo/Idh/MocA family oxidoreductase — translation MGAFIDNEVVGSPGHVPPYSHTAVFTACERTDLIACSDLRPEVMTEVGVQYNIPKEKQYTDYKELIDNEQPDIVSVATQPEHRAEIVIYAVKHGAKAIYAEKAMAASMAEADAMVEICERNGVFFNLGTQRRWHPGFTKMKEIIDSGKLGAPQTIIFNGSTLFNGASHYYDNLLFLNSDRRAVWVQAHLTEGNWRVEGERLTEDPIGHGIIHFENDVTAYAVTPSREIEWEVNCEKGSLTALPESVYRMREEGPPGYRGQPTIVDGAFPDYDPASPNLRLVEDLVHSLDTGEPPRGGVRVAHAGTELIFATIESHLRGGARVELPLKGRPIRLLRDRAPRQPRYSPRT, via the coding sequence ATGGGAGCATTTATTGACAATGAGGTCGTTGGGTCACCGGGGCATGTGCCCCCCTATTCGCACACGGCAGTATTTACTGCCTGCGAGAGGACGGACCTGATTGCGTGTTCAGACCTTCGTCCAGAGGTCATGACTGAAGTTGGAGTGCAGTACAATATTCCGAAAGAAAAGCAGTACACCGACTACAAAGAATTGATCGACAATGAACAACCTGACATCGTCAGCGTCGCCACACAACCAGAGCATCGTGCCGAGATCGTTATCTACGCGGTCAAGCATGGTGCCAAAGCAATCTATGCTGAGAAGGCGATGGCAGCATCAATGGCGGAAGCTGACGCGATGGTTGAAATCTGTGAAAGGAACGGGGTCTTCTTTAACCTCGGCACCCAGCGGCGGTGGCATCCCGGCTTCACCAAAATGAAGGAAATTATCGACAGCGGCAAACTCGGTGCCCCGCAGACAATTATCTTCAACGGTAGCACCCTATTTAATGGGGCAAGCCATTACTACGATAACCTGTTGTTCCTCAACAGTGACCGGCGCGCAGTGTGGGTCCAAGCGCACCTGACGGAGGGCAATTGGCGGGTTGAAGGGGAGCGATTGACTGAAGACCCGATCGGACACGGTATCATTCATTTTGAAAATGATGTTACAGCATATGCTGTAACCCCCAGCCGCGAAATTGAGTGGGAAGTCAACTGCGAGAAAGGGAGTCTAACCGCCTTGCCCGAGAGCGTGTATCGAATGCGTGAAGAGGGACCACCGGGCTACCGAGGGCAGCCGACGATTGTGGACGGAGCGTTTCCTGACTACGATCCTGCCAGCCCAAATCTGCGGCTTGTGGAAGACCTCGTCCATTCGCTCGACACCGGCGAACCACCACGTGGTGGGGTGCGGGTCGCACATGCCGGCACAGAGCTAATTTTCGCAACCATCGAATCCCATCTTCGTGGCGGGGCACGGGTTGAATTGCCACTGAAAGGGCGTCCAATACGGCTTCTGCGAGACCGCGCACCTCGACAGCCGAGGTATAGCCCCCGGACTTGA